A genomic window from Agrobacterium larrymoorei includes:
- a CDS encoding cation:proton antiporter, which yields MTPELLVSYASFAALLILCVAFLLTVYRAVVGPTLPDRVVALDMLVGIAIGFIAVIAIRTGFNLYIDIAIALCLVGFLATVAFARFILSRQPENRIDKIQIPDASDVVSPSQTLRNVTGKVRKSAAKGRGKKAKDRAE from the coding sequence ATGACGCCGGAACTCCTTGTGTCTTACGCCTCTTTTGCGGCTCTCCTCATATTGTGCGTCGCTTTTTTGCTTACCGTTTACAGGGCCGTCGTCGGACCGACCCTGCCGGATCGAGTTGTCGCTCTCGATATGCTCGTGGGAATCGCCATCGGTTTTATCGCAGTCATCGCGATTCGCACCGGCTTCAACCTCTATATCGATATCGCCATTGCTCTCTGTTTGGTGGGTTTCCTGGCAACGGTGGCCTTTGCCCGCTTCATTCTGTCGCGCCAACCGGAAAATAGGATCGATAAAATACAAATTCCTGACGCTTCAGACGTTGTTTCGCCGTCTCAGACACTGCGAAATGTAACAGGTAAAGTGCGGAAAAGCGCTGCCAAAGGTCGTGGAAAAAAGGCGAAAGACAGGGCGGAATGA
- a CDS encoding Na+/H+ antiporter subunit D — MPAQFLLAASGPISAADLSAALVMQPTTLADWLIVLPVALCIGLGAVLMMIRHQTRLHAPIAIAGFAILVGLDAALVWRVAFDGSFTMVMGRWLPPFGIAFTADLTGALFALTGAIVALVCAIHAARDIDETGRRYGFYPFLMLLMAGVTGAFLTGDIFNLYVWFEVLLVSSFGLIVLGSTREQIDGALKYGILNLIGTTLFLIAVGYLYAIFGTLNMADIARKATTVGETAPLITLASLFTLAFAMKAAAFPVNFWLPASYHTPKIVVSALFGGLLTKVGVYALLRVMVMLFPVQREELSFIIAVSAEVTMILGAMGALAQNDLRRMLGYIVISGIGYMMAGIAIGTQAALGGVVFYALNSMVLMTALYLAVGHAARLGGAWTLSGLGGLYARAPWFSAMVLALFFAGAGLPPFSGFWPKAMLTKSAIDIGAWWLAAAILVSGFISTIALARAFLLCFWRPSTDGAPRTASDVKAPSITPVAVLTALIIAVGLFPESLMKFSQDAASTLGDPSSYIRSVFPEGALR, encoded by the coding sequence ATGCCCGCGCAGTTCCTCCTCGCCGCATCCGGCCCGATATCTGCTGCCGATCTCTCCGCTGCACTCGTCATGCAGCCCACCACCCTTGCCGATTGGTTGATCGTGCTGCCCGTAGCGCTCTGCATCGGTCTCGGTGCGGTGCTGATGATGATCCGCCACCAGACCCGCCTCCACGCCCCAATCGCAATTGCAGGATTTGCCATCCTCGTCGGGCTTGATGCCGCACTTGTCTGGCGTGTCGCTTTTGATGGATCCTTCACCATGGTGATGGGGCGCTGGCTTCCGCCCTTTGGCATCGCCTTTACCGCGGATCTGACGGGAGCGTTGTTTGCGTTGACCGGAGCTATCGTGGCGCTGGTTTGCGCCATCCATGCGGCACGCGATATCGATGAAACGGGGAGGCGGTACGGCTTCTACCCATTCCTGATGCTGTTGATGGCGGGCGTTACCGGCGCCTTTCTTACCGGCGATATCTTCAACCTCTATGTCTGGTTTGAGGTCTTGCTCGTCTCCTCCTTCGGCCTCATCGTCCTCGGCTCGACGCGGGAGCAGATCGATGGCGCGCTGAAATATGGCATCCTCAATCTGATCGGAACGACGCTGTTCCTGATTGCCGTCGGTTATCTCTATGCCATCTTCGGCACGCTCAACATGGCCGATATCGCCCGGAAGGCGACGACCGTGGGCGAGACCGCGCCGTTGATCACGCTGGCATCTTTGTTCACGCTCGCCTTTGCCATGAAGGCCGCTGCCTTTCCGGTCAATTTTTGGCTGCCTGCATCCTACCACACGCCGAAAATCGTGGTTTCCGCACTCTTCGGCGGCCTGCTCACCAAGGTCGGTGTCTATGCTCTGCTGCGTGTCATGGTCATGCTGTTTCCGGTTCAGCGGGAGGAATTGAGCTTTATCATCGCAGTTTCGGCAGAGGTCACGATGATCCTAGGCGCCATGGGCGCCCTTGCCCAAAACGATCTGCGCCGCATGCTTGGCTATATCGTCATTTCTGGCATCGGCTACATGATGGCAGGCATTGCGATCGGTACCCAGGCAGCACTTGGCGGCGTGGTGTTCTACGCGCTGAACTCCATGGTGCTGATGACCGCCCTCTATCTCGCTGTCGGACACGCAGCGCGTCTCGGCGGTGCCTGGACGCTGTCCGGGCTGGGCGGCCTATACGCGAGAGCGCCATGGTTCTCGGCGATGGTGCTGGCACTCTTCTTCGCCGGAGCGGGCTTGCCACCCTTTTCCGGTTTCTGGCCAAAAGCCATGCTGACGAAATCCGCTATCGATATCGGTGCATGGTGGCTTGCTGCCGCCATTTTGGTTTCGGGCTTCATCTCCACCATCGCCTTGGCAAGAGCGTTTCTTCTCTGCTTCTGGAGACCGTCTACGGATGGCGCGCCGCGTACCGCTTCGGATGTGAAAGCGCCGTCCATAACGCCTGTCGCAGTACTAACAGCGCTGATCATTGCGGTCGGGCTTTTCCCTGAATCCCTGATGAAATTCAGCCAGGATGCCGCTTCTACACTTGGCGATCCATCCTCCTATATCCGCTCTGTCTTTCCGGAAGGAGCGCTTCGATGA
- a CDS encoding Na+/H+ antiporter subunit C — protein MEAIFSILVGIFFSTAIYLMLSRHSVRLLLGIAILGNAVNLLLFTAGRLHREVPPIIPAGLDALPADTANPLPQALILTAIVISFCFFCFLLVLVWRAFQELKTDDTDEMRAAEPQTEPLPPVGY, from the coding sequence ATGGAAGCGATCTTCTCTATCCTCGTGGGCATCTTCTTCTCGACGGCGATCTATCTCATGCTGTCGCGTCACAGCGTGCGGCTTCTGCTTGGCATCGCGATCCTCGGCAATGCCGTCAATCTTCTGCTTTTCACTGCCGGGCGCCTGCATCGTGAGGTGCCGCCCATCATTCCCGCCGGTCTCGACGCACTGCCGGCCGATACCGCCAATCCGCTGCCTCAGGCCCTCATCCTGACCGCGATCGTCATTTCCTTCTGCTTCTTCTGTTTCCTGCTGGTCCTGGTCTGGCGGGCCTTCCAGGAGTTGAAGACGGACGACACGGACGAAATGCGCGCGGCCGAACCGCAAACCGAACCGCTTCCGCCGGTGGGGTATTGA
- a CDS encoding putative monovalent cation/H+ antiporter subunit A, translated as MAFGVTSLTFIALFSPFLAALLAPALVGKLGSKAAWLLALIPAFAFVHFLGFLTEIAAGEVVTGGYIWVPSFNLSFSWFIDGLSLTFALLITGIGTLIVLYAGAYMAGHPQQGRFLAFLFLFMGAMLGVVISDSLMMLFVYWELTSITSFLLIGFDHEREASRRAALQALVVTGGGGLALLAGLIFIWNMSGTTQLSLLVHGGDVLRQSPFYFAALLLVLGGAFTKSAQFPFHFWLPNAMEAPTPVSAYLHSATMVKAGVYLLMRLNPVLGDTAAWQILLPFFGGLTMLTGALMAIRQTDLKLMLAYTTVSSLGLLVMLIGFGSEQALEAAVLYLVAHSLFKGALFMVAGIIDHETGTRDVRQLGGLRKAMPITFVAAFAAALSMAGLPPFFGFLAKEEIYYALAHANPRAILFTGVAIVGNALMLAIALAVGLKPFVGIAPRMPKIAHEAPILLWLGPAVLAASGLLAALFSSPFHSAISTPMATAIADEPRVVDISLVPHIGVPLALSLFTIGLGIMVFTILGTARDLMDRTLQAIGPGPDKGFDAFMSALVRASYVVTRVLQPGRLEFYVTATFAIIAAALLVPLFSYGELPAMPVWPRHAQIHEVTFIAIAVIGLVAVLMAASRLTAIIALGIQGFAVAVLFLLFGAPDLSFTQFMVETLSVVILTLVMTRLRLSPSDHRRLGRKLLDGTIAIACGSGFALMLLKSTEQPFDNSLTAFFNAYSKIIAHGNNVVNVIIVDFRGTDTLGEIAVVMITALAVLALIRIRPGTTLRPRDNNPDDDYESAGKGRA; from the coding sequence CATTCGGTGTCACGTCGCTGACATTCATCGCGCTTTTTTCGCCATTCCTGGCGGCACTGCTCGCGCCCGCGCTGGTTGGGAAGCTGGGCTCCAAGGCTGCCTGGCTGCTGGCGCTCATTCCCGCATTTGCCTTCGTCCATTTCTTAGGCTTCCTTACCGAGATCGCGGCAGGCGAGGTGGTGACCGGCGGTTACATCTGGGTGCCGAGCTTCAATCTCAGCTTTTCCTGGTTCATCGACGGTCTGTCCTTGACCTTTGCGCTGCTCATTACCGGCATCGGCACTTTGATCGTGCTCTACGCCGGCGCTTATATGGCCGGTCATCCGCAGCAGGGTCGCTTCCTCGCCTTTCTCTTTCTCTTCATGGGCGCAATGCTTGGGGTCGTCATCTCCGACAGCCTGATGATGCTGTTCGTCTATTGGGAGCTGACATCTATCACCTCATTTCTGCTGATCGGTTTCGATCACGAAAGGGAAGCGTCGCGCCGGGCAGCACTTCAGGCGCTCGTCGTCACCGGTGGAGGCGGTCTGGCGCTTCTGGCGGGCCTCATCTTCATCTGGAACATGAGCGGCACGACCCAGCTTTCGCTGCTGGTTCATGGCGGCGATGTTCTGCGCCAAAGCCCGTTCTACTTTGCAGCACTGCTACTCGTCCTCGGCGGCGCCTTCACCAAATCCGCGCAGTTTCCCTTTCACTTCTGGTTGCCCAACGCCATGGAAGCGCCGACACCGGTGTCGGCCTATCTGCATTCCGCCACCATGGTGAAGGCGGGCGTTTATCTTTTGATGCGGCTCAATCCAGTTCTCGGCGACACGGCAGCCTGGCAAATCCTGCTGCCATTCTTTGGCGGGCTGACGATGCTGACCGGCGCGCTGATGGCCATCCGCCAGACCGACCTCAAGCTGATGCTCGCCTATACGACCGTTTCTTCGCTGGGTCTCCTAGTGATGCTGATCGGTTTCGGATCGGAGCAGGCGCTCGAAGCGGCGGTGCTTTATCTGGTAGCGCATTCATTGTTCAAGGGTGCGCTCTTCATGGTGGCCGGCATCATCGATCACGAGACGGGAACCCGGGATGTGCGCCAATTGGGCGGGCTGCGAAAAGCGATGCCGATCACCTTTGTCGCGGCTTTTGCCGCCGCTCTCTCCATGGCCGGGCTTCCGCCCTTCTTCGGCTTCCTGGCGAAGGAAGAAATCTACTATGCCTTGGCCCATGCCAATCCTAGGGCGATTCTCTTCACCGGCGTCGCTATCGTCGGCAATGCGCTGATGTTGGCTATCGCTCTTGCCGTCGGCCTAAAACCCTTTGTCGGCATCGCGCCGCGAATGCCGAAGATAGCCCATGAGGCGCCGATCCTTCTGTGGCTTGGACCCGCGGTCTTGGCCGCTTCAGGACTTCTCGCGGCGCTGTTTTCCAGTCCGTTTCATTCTGCAATCTCCACACCGATGGCAACGGCGATCGCCGATGAGCCACGTGTGGTGGACATATCGCTCGTACCCCATATCGGTGTCCCGCTGGCGCTGTCGCTCTTTACCATCGGCCTCGGGATCATGGTCTTCACGATTCTGGGCACGGCCCGCGACCTGATGGATCGTACGCTGCAGGCCATCGGCCCCGGGCCGGACAAAGGCTTCGACGCCTTCATGTCCGCGCTGGTGCGCGCCTCCTACGTCGTGACCCGCGTGCTCCAGCCCGGCCGACTGGAGTTTTACGTGACTGCGACCTTCGCCATCATTGCTGCCGCACTTCTGGTCCCGCTTTTCTCGTACGGCGAACTGCCCGCAATGCCGGTCTGGCCACGCCACGCGCAAATCCATGAAGTCACCTTCATAGCCATTGCGGTGATTGGCCTCGTTGCGGTGCTGATGGCGGCAAGCCGTTTAACGGCGATTATCGCGCTTGGCATTCAGGGCTTTGCGGTTGCCGTTCTTTTCCTGCTGTTTGGCGCGCCGGATTTGTCCTTCACGCAGTTCATGGTGGAGACACTTTCGGTGGTGATCCTGACCCTGGTCATGACGCGGCTGCGCCTGTCGCCCTCGGATCATCGCCGCCTCGGCCGGAAGCTCCTCGATGGGACAATCGCAATAGCCTGCGGGAGCGGCTTTGCCCTGATGCTGCTGAAATCCACCGAACAACCTTTCGACAACAGCCTGACGGCCTTTTTCAATGCCTATTCCAAGATCATTGCCCATGGAAACAACGTCGTGAATGTCATCATCGTTGACTTCCGCGGTACCGACACGCTTGGCGAAATCGCGGTGGTGATGATCACGGCGCTCGCCGTTTTGGCGCTCATCCGTATTCGACCGGGAACGACCTTACGCCCTCGGGATAACAATCCGGATGACGATTATGAAAGCGCGGGGAAGGGCAGGGCATGA
- a CDS encoding saccharopine dehydrogenase family protein has product MKHIVVVGAGNIGSAISWMLAVTGDYRITVADRAVDQLANVPSHERIDTEVVDITDRLSLQALLKDKFAVLSAAPFHLTAGIAEAAVAVGTHYLDLTEDVESTRKVKKLAETSEVALIPQCGLAPGFISIVAADLASRFDKLDSVRMRVGALPQYPSNALNYNLTWSTDGLINEYIEPCEAIVEGRLTAVPALEEREEFSLDGMTYEAFNTSGGLGTLAATLEGKVRTMNYRTIRYPGHVSIMKALLNDLNLRNRRDVLKDLFENALPATMQDVVIVFVTVCGTKNGRFMQETYANKVYAGPVSGRMMSAIQITTASGICTVLDLLANERLPMRGFVKQEDVALDDFLANRFGQYYVPREGLAKVG; this is encoded by the coding sequence ATGAAACACATCGTTGTCGTTGGTGCTGGCAATATCGGCTCGGCTATTTCCTGGATGCTTGCCGTGACGGGCGATTACCGCATTACCGTTGCCGATCGCGCGGTCGATCAACTGGCGAATGTTCCATCCCATGAGCGGATTGATACCGAAGTGGTGGACATTACCGACAGGCTCAGCCTTCAGGCTTTGTTAAAGGACAAATTTGCCGTTCTTTCGGCAGCGCCTTTCCATCTGACAGCTGGGATAGCCGAAGCGGCAGTCGCGGTCGGCACCCACTATCTCGATCTGACTGAAGACGTCGAATCCACTCGCAAGGTCAAGAAACTGGCCGAAACGTCGGAAGTGGCGTTGATCCCCCAGTGCGGCTTGGCGCCCGGCTTTATCTCTATCGTCGCCGCCGATCTGGCGTCGCGTTTCGACAAGCTGGACAGTGTGCGCATGCGTGTCGGCGCTTTGCCGCAATACCCGTCCAACGCCTTGAACTATAATCTCACCTGGAGCACGGACGGCCTGATCAATGAATATATCGAGCCGTGCGAGGCGATCGTCGAAGGGCGCTTGACCGCCGTTCCGGCGCTGGAAGAGCGAGAAGAGTTTTCCCTGGACGGCATGACCTATGAAGCCTTCAACACATCCGGCGGGCTTGGGACACTCGCCGCGACTTTAGAAGGCAAGGTGCGGACGATGAACTACCGCACCATCCGTTATCCTGGCCATGTGTCGATCATGAAGGCGCTTCTCAACGATCTCAACTTGCGCAATCGCCGCGACGTGCTGAAGGATCTCTTCGAAAACGCCCTTCCCGCCACCATGCAGGATGTGGTCATCGTGTTCGTCACCGTCTGCGGAACGAAGAATGGCCGCTTCATGCAGGAAACCTACGCGAACAAGGTATATGCTGGCCCCGTCTCCGGTCGCATGATGAGCGCGATCCAGATCACCACAGCGTCCGGCATCTGCACGGTTCTCGATCTTCTCGCCAACGAAAGACTGCCCATGCGCGGTTTCGTCAAGCAGGAAGATGTGGCGCTCGACGACTTCCTCGCCAACCGCTTCGGCCAGTACTACGTGCCGCGCGAGGGGCTGGCAAAAGTCGGCTGA
- a CDS encoding MucR family transcriptional regulator, which translates to MTETTYGGAQNLLVELTADIVAAYVSHHVVPVAELPSLISDVHNALNGTSAPAVASVSVEKQKPAVSVRKSVQDDQIICLECGGSFKSLKRHLTTHHNITPEEYREKWDLPVDYPMVAPAYAEARSRLAKEMGLGQRRKSGR; encoded by the coding sequence ATGACGGAAACTACATATGGCGGAGCGCAGAATCTGCTCGTCGAGCTGACTGCGGATATCGTTGCCGCATATGTTAGCCACCATGTCGTTCCGGTTGCGGAACTTCCAAGCCTGATTTCCGACGTCCACAACGCGCTGAATGGCACCTCTGCCCCGGCTGTGGCTTCGGTTAGCGTCGAAAAGCAGAAGCCTGCGGTTTCTGTGCGTAAGTCGGTTCAGGATGATCAGATCATCTGTTTGGAATGTGGCGGATCTTTCAAGTCGCTCAAGCGTCATTTGACGACACATCACAATATTACGCCGGAAGAATACCGCGAAAAGTGGGATCTTCCGGTGGATTACCCGATGGTGGCTCCAGCCTATGCAGAAGCGCGTTCGCGCCTGGCAAAGGAAATGGGTCTCGGCCAGCGTCGCAAATCCGGTCGCTGA
- a CDS encoding Na(+)/H(+) antiporter subunit B has protein sequence MNTLIFRTAAPIITSLMTLFSIFVLLRGHNAPGGGFIGGLIAVSALAIYGIAFGVETVRRAIIFHPLSIAGFGLLLATLSGVTSLVVDVPFMTGLWIYPTLFGVEVPLATVISFDIGVYLVVVGGFTSIALALEERDRD, from the coding sequence ATGAATACGCTGATCTTCAGAACTGCGGCACCCATCATCACCAGCCTGATGACGCTGTTTTCCATCTTCGTTCTTCTGCGCGGCCATAACGCCCCGGGCGGTGGCTTTATCGGCGGATTGATCGCCGTCTCGGCCCTGGCGATCTATGGCATTGCCTTCGGCGTCGAAACCGTGCGGCGTGCCATCATATTCCATCCGCTGTCGATTGCCGGTTTCGGCCTGCTGCTCGCAACACTCTCTGGCGTGACATCGCTCGTTGTCGACGTGCCGTTCATGACCGGGCTGTGGATTTACCCAACCCTCTTCGGCGTCGAAGTGCCGCTTGCGACCGTCATCTCCTTCGACATCGGCGTCTATCTCGTCGTGGTCGGCGGCTTCACCTCCATCGCGCTTGCGCTGGAAGAAAGGGATCGCGACTGA
- the mnhG gene encoding monovalent cation/H(+) antiporter subunit G, whose translation MSWVIALVVAVLCIGGALFSLTAAIGVNRLPDFYTRMHAASKAGTVGSALLLLAVGLYSQQLAVLGCALVGFLFVVLTAPISAHLLAKSAHQAGYKSSSQTVKDDLKADRKFK comes from the coding sequence ATGAGTTGGGTAATCGCATTGGTTGTAGCCGTGCTGTGTATCGGCGGAGCTCTATTTTCGCTCACCGCCGCCATCGGTGTTAACCGCCTCCCGGATTTCTATACGCGAATGCATGCTGCCTCGAAGGCAGGCACCGTGGGCTCCGCCCTTCTTCTTTTGGCAGTTGGCCTTTATTCCCAACAGCTTGCGGTATTGGGGTGCGCGCTCGTCGGCTTTTTATTTGTGGTTTTGACCGCTCCAATATCGGCGCATTTGCTTGCTAAATCTGCGCATCAGGCTGGATATAAATCCTCTTCCCAGACTGTCAAAGACGACCTGAAAGCAGATCGAAAGTTCAAATAA
- a CDS encoding Na+/H+ antiporter subunit E, whose amino-acid sequence MTLFLIGSLFVIIWLAISASYTLANLLLGIVIAALSLGLIRHQIVRSDSRRVHVIPLLSLVVLFIKELALSAWTVARLVVRPKIELRPGIFAYPLTVQGDFEIALLANLITLTPGTLSVDVTDDRKTLYVHALDCSDVEATRKSIAAGFERKIMEAFTR is encoded by the coding sequence ATGACTCTTTTCCTCATCGGCTCTCTTTTCGTCATTATCTGGCTTGCAATTTCAGCCAGCTACACGCTTGCTAACCTTCTTCTTGGCATCGTCATCGCGGCATTGTCGCTCGGTCTGATCCGCCACCAGATCGTTAGGAGCGATAGCAGGCGGGTCCATGTCATTCCGCTCCTGTCGCTGGTGGTGCTGTTCATCAAGGAATTGGCGCTGTCCGCTTGGACAGTCGCAAGGCTGGTGGTTCGGCCGAAGATAGAGTTGAGGCCGGGCATCTTTGCCTATCCGCTCACCGTTCAGGGCGACTTCGAAATCGCTCTCCTCGCCAATCTGATTACCCTGACGCCCGGCACGCTTTCGGTCGATGTGACCGACGACCGCAAAACGCTCTATGTCCACGCGCTGGACTGCAGCGATGTTGAGGCGACCAGAAAGTCGATTGCCGCCGGGTTCGAGCGCAAGATCATGGAGGCCTTTACGAGATGA